The Leifsonia xyli genomic sequence GGGAACAGCTACCTCGTGTCGCTCGACCTCGACAGCTCGCTGAAGACGGCGAAGGGCTACGACGACGTCACCGGCCTCGGCGGCGTCTCCTTCGACCTGCTGAGCTGGGTCGCGCAGGGTCGGCACTAGCCGCATCCCGTCCCATCGCGGGCCGGCCGTCTCCCTCGCGGAGGCGGCCGGTCCGCTGTGTGGGGCTGGTTAGGCTGGGGAGGTGACCGTCACCATCCGCCCCGCCGCCGCGGGCGACGAAGCGGCCCTCGCGGCCGTCGCCGCCGCGACCTTCCCGCTCGCCTGCCCGCCGCACACGACGGAGGAGGCGAAGGCGGCCTTCATCCGGGGGGTGTTGTCGGAGGAGCGGTTCGCCGAGTACCTCGCCGACCGCACCCGGCGACTGCTGATCGCCGAGAATGCGGACGGCGCGGCCGTCGGTTACACGATGGTCAACCTGGGGGAGCCTTCGGACGAGGATGTGCGCGCCGCCATCCACGTGCGTCCGACCGCCGAGCTCAGCAAGTGCTACGTGCTGCCCGGCCATCACGGCGAGGGCGTCGCCGCGCGCCTCATGGCGGGGAGTATGGATGCAGCCGTGACGGCCGGAGCCGACGGGATGTGGCTCGGCGTCAACCAGGAGAACGCGCGGGCCCAGCGCTTCTACGGCAAGCACGGCTTCGAACGCGTCGGGACGAAGCGGTTCCTCGTCGGCGACCGCTACGAGGACGACTTCGTGATGGAGCGGGCGCTCTAGCCCTCGGCGATCTTCACGGCGATCTTGCCGCGGGTGTGGCCGCCCTCGATCGCCGCGTGTGCGTCGGCGATCCGGTCGAGCGGGAAGATCTCGTCGACGTGGACGCGGACGTTCCCGGCCTCGAGCAGGCGTGCGATGACCGCGAGGGTGTTGCCGTCGGGCGCCACCTTGTAGTCGGTGCCCCGCACCCCCGCATTCGCCGCGTCCTCGGCGAAGCCGGGCCAGCTGCCGGTCGGCGCGTTGACGATGAGGCCGCCCGGCCGCAGCGCGGCGAGCGAGCGCGTCCCGGTGTCGTCGTGCACGTTGCCGACCAGGTCGATGACGACGTCGGCGTCGTGCACCACGTCCTCGAAGCGAGTGGTGCGGTAGTCGATGACCTCCGCGGCGCCGAGCGACCGCAGCCATGACGCCTTGGAGCCGGAGGCCGTCGCGATCACGTGCGCGCCGAAGTACGACGCGAACTGCACCGCGAAGTGGCCGACCCCGCCGCTGCCCGCGTGGATCAGCATCCGCTGGCCCTCGTGCGCCTTGGCGACCTCGACGACCATGCCCCAGGCGGTGAGCGCGGCGAGCGGCACCGCGGCCGCCTCGATGTGAGACAGCGTCGCGGGCTTCTTCACCACGCTGAGCGCGGGCACCGACACGTACTCGGCGTAGCTGCCTCCCGAGCGCGGCACGGCCACCATCCCGAACACCTCGTCGCCCGGACGGATGGGATGGGCGCTGTACGGCGACTCCACCACGACCCCGCTGAAGTCGTGCCCGAGCACCGCGGGGAAGGAGTGGATGGCGCCGAACACCCCGCGCCCGGCCCGCGTCTTCGCGTCGATCGGGTTGACGCTCGCCGCGACGACCTTGACCAGGAACTCTGCGTTCACCCTGTCCGGGTAGGCCGTCTCGCCGAGCCGGAGGGCGTCCGGCCCGCCCGCGTCGTCCAGGAGCGCGGCCCGCATCGTCTTCGGCATCAGTCATCCCCTCGTCGAGATCCGTTCCCCGGTCGGTTCCGCCAGTCAATCCTGCTCGTGGGTCGGGGGTGTTACGTTCGGGTCACCACATGTGAACAATCTGTTTCGGATACCCCCAGGACGTTCCCAGGGGCGCGGCCGTTAGGATGCTGCGACCCGGTTCCGCCTGTCCGAAGGCCCGGGGACAACGCCGGCTCGACCCGAGGAGCAACCCGTGCGACGACTGCTGCGGATCGCCCGCGAGCCCTTCGCCGTCCCCGTGCTCGCGCGCGGCTGGCAGCGCGCCGTCCCCATCCTCCTGGGGATCGGGACGCTGTGCGTGCTGGGCGGTCTGGCCATCATCTGGGCCGCCCGGCTCACTGTGCCGTACCCCGTCTACGTGAGCGAGCTGGGCGCGCAGGGCGCACCGACCGCCGCGCCGTTCGCGGTAGCCCTGCTGCTCATCGCCGTCGGCGGGTTCGCGATCGCGGTCGCGAGCGGTCACATCCGTTCATCGGCGCGCTGGCTCGACCGGTGGGCGCCGGCGGTCACGCTCGGCTTCGCGGCGCTGTGCTTCGTGCTCGCCTCGCAGATCACCTGCTCGGCGAACTGCCCGGTGCCGCTCGTCGACCCGCGGTCGACGCCGCAGGACCTCATCCACACGGTTTCCGCGGTGATCGGGTTCGCGGCGGCGTGCTTCGCGATGCTGCAGGTCGGCTTCAGCCGCCGGCTGCCGCGGGTGTCGTGGATGTCGCGGATGAGCTGCGCCGCGGTCGCGGTCATAACGATCGTCGGCGGCCTGCTCGCGATCGTGCGCGTCGGCGCGGACGTGGGCGCGTGGCTCGAGCTGATCGGGACGACGGTCGCAGTGGGCTGGATCGCGGTCTACGCGCTGGCGCTGACACGCATCCCGGTCGGGGTCACCGAGAAGAGCGTGGGCTCGGGCTCCGGTGCGGTCTCCGCCGGTGCCGGCGTCGTGCTCGCGCGTGAGGCGGGCGTCGGCGCGGACGTCGCCTGACGCAGCAGCTCGATCAGGTCGGCCGCGAGGGCGACCAGCTTCTCGATCTCCGCTTCGTCCCGGTCGACCCAGCGGCACTCCGGCTCGTCGCGCAGCGGCACGAAGCCGTCGTGCTGCTCCCAGACGAAGAGGGTGCGCTCGGCGCCCAGCACGTACTGCTGCCACCAGATCTGACGCAGGTAGTGGCGCGGGATGCTGCGCAGCGGCTTGTTCGTGGTCTTGATCTCGCAGAGCTCGATCCGGTCGTCCGTGCGGACGGCCAGGCCGTCGGGGGTCGCGAGGTGGCGGCGGTCGCGCTCGGCGTGGAACAGCAGCTCCGACGGCTGGATGCCGTGCGTGGCGGCGACCCAGGCCGCGATCTCGGGCTCGCGCGAGCGGCCGTGCTGCGTGAAGACGTTGCCGCTGAAGCCGTTGCCGTGGAGCTTGTCGTACATCGCGGCGCGCACGGCACGCGGTGACGACAGCTTCGCCACGTCCGTCGCCGTAATCCCGCGGCTGCGGGCGCGCAGCCAGCCCACGCGATCCGACGACCGGGCGACGACGCGAGCCAGGTGGCCGGTGGCGCCGGGCACCGCGGGGACGACCGGGACGGGGGCCGGGCGGGCCGGGCTCAGATCCGCGAGGACGCCCGGCCGGTAGAGGTCGGCCGAACGGTACGGAGCGGAGTCGAGCACCTGTCCATTGTGCCTCGTCCGGCCGACGCTTGCCGTCACTTCACGCGCGTCGCGCCGACCTGCCTGCGTGCTTCGTCGATGGTCGCCAGCGTCTCGACCGCCTCGGCCAGGGGATGCAGCGGCGACTCCGTGCGCCCCTCGGCCACATAGCGGGCGAGCGCTGCCGCCTCGTACGACATCCCGTCGCGGTGCGGGCGACCATACGGGTCGCGCCAGTGGGCTGCCAGCGTGCCGTCCGGACGGAAGACCTTCAGGCCGCTCGGCCCCCAGAACGGGCTGTCGGTCTCGATACGGCCGTCGCTGCCGTTGATGGTGCCGAGCGAGGGCGTCCCCGCCAGCAGGCTCGTGCTGAGCAGCGCCTGGGCGCCGTGCGCGGACGACAGCACCAGGGCGACCTGCTCGTCCACGCCGCTCTCGGCGAGCGTGCCGGTCGCGATGATCCCCGCCGGGGCCCCGAGGGCGAACGAGGCCCAGGACACCGTGTATACACCCAGGTCGAGCAGGGCGCCGCCGGCGAGGGCCGGGTCCCAGAGCCGGCTGCTGGGGTCGTACCGTACGCGGCCGCCGAAGTCAGCGGTCACGACGCGCACGTCGCCCAGCGCGCCCTGCTCGAGGAGCTGGCGGACGATGTCGGTCTGCGGCAGATACCGCGTCCACATCGCCTCCATGGCGAAGACGCCCGCCTCTCTCGCCGCGGCCACGATCTCCCGCGCCTGCCCGGCGGTCACGGCCATCGGCTTTTCGATGAGGACGTGCTTGCCCGCCGCGATCGCGAGCAGTGCGTGCGCGCGGTGCTCGCTGTGCGGGGTCGCGACGTAGACCACATCCACGTCGGGGTCGCCGACCAGGGCCTCGTACGAGCCGTAGGACCGCTCGACGCCGTGCGCCGCGGCGAAGGCGGCCGAGCGCTCCGCGGAGCGCGAACCGGCGGCGACGACGCGCTGCCGGGTGTGCCGGTGCAGGGCGTCGGTGAAGTCGGCCGCGATCCCGCCGGGCCCGAGGACGCCCCAGCGCAAGGCGGGGGCGTCGTGCGGGTCCGGATGGCGTGGTTCGGGCAGTGCGGCAAGCAGGTCGGTCACGGGTTCCTCCAGGTCCTGGGGTCGGTGTCAGACGGGCTGGGGGTTGGAGACCTCGGGCGCCTGGCGCGCGCCCTCCACCGGAGCCGCCCAGCGCACGCCGTTGGCGAGCACGCGGCGCACCTGCGGGTGGAAGTACACGGGGTATTCCTGGTCGCCGGGGCTGAAGTAGAAGATCTTGCCGCGTCCGCGCGTGAACGTCACGCCGGAGCGGAACACCTCCCCGCCGGTGAACGAGCTGATGAACACGAGGTCGTCCGGCGTCGGGATGTCGAAGAACTCGCCGTACATCTCCTGCGCGTCGATCACGATCGGCTGGTCGACGCCCGCGGCGATGGGATGGGTCGGGTTCACGTTCCACACGAGCTCGCGCTCGCCGCCCTCCGGGTTGCGCCAGCGCAGCGAGCATGTGGTGCCGAGCATCCGGATGAAGATCTTCGAGAAGTGGCCCGAGTGCAGGACGATGAGCCCCATGCCGCCGAGCACATGTCGGCGCACCCGCTCGACCACCTCGTCGGAGACCCGGTCGTGCGCGATGTGCCCCCACCAGAGCAGCACGTCGGTGCCCGCGAGGGCCTCCTCGCTCAGGCCGTGCTCGGGGTCGTCGAGGGTCGCCGTGCGCACGGCGACCTCGTCGCCGAGCAGGTCGCTCAGCCCCTCGGCGATCGCGCCGTGGATGCCGTGCGGATAGATCGCAGCGATCTCGGGCTGGGTCGCCTCGTGGACGCCCTCGTTCCAGACGGTGACGCGCAGGGTCATGGTCATGCTCCTTCGGTGACGGGCGCGAGGCGGACCTCGGCGCCGATGCGTGCGGATTCGTAGGCCGCGTCGATGATGCGGGCGCGTTCGAGTGCGAGGCGGCCGTCCCAGGCGGACCACGCGCTCTCGTCGGCGACGTGCTCGAGGAAGGTCTCCACCACCGCCAGGTGGCCGCGGCCGGGGTCGGCGGTGACCGAGATGTCCTCGCTCTGCTCGCCCTCGCCCGTGAAGATGGTCAGCTCGCCGGAGGGCGCGTAGTCGACCACGCGCAGATCGGCGCCGCCCTCGGTGCCGTAGAGCGTGATGCCGAACTCGTCGCCGGCCGGGCGGTACGCCGCCCAGCTCGTCTCGATCACGATCGACCCGCCGCCTTCGAGGCGCAGCAGGAGGCTGGCGAGGTCTTCCACCTCGTAGGCCGACCCCACCTGCTGCTTGCCCGCGGTCGCGCCGCCGCGCCCGCGGACGCCCAGCTCGGAGTGCGTCACGGCCGACACGGCCGCCACCTGCGGCTCGCCGAAGAGGTGGAGCGCGTAGTCGAGCACGTGCACGCCGATGTCGATCAGCGGGCCGCCGCCCGCCATCTCGCGGTTGGTGAACCAGCTGCCGAGGGCCGGGATGCCCGCCCGGCGCAGCCAGATGGCGCGCGCATGGTACGGGCGGCCGATCTGGCCGGCGTCCACCGCGGCCTTGAGCGCCTCGATGTCGCCACGGCGGCGGTGGTTGAAGGCGACCTCCAGCACGCGGCCGGAGCGGTGGGCCGCATCCACCATCGTCTGCGCCTCGGCGGCCGTGCGCGCGATCGGCTTCTCGCTGAGCACGTGCAGGCCGGCGTCGAGGGCGCCGACGGCGATGGGCGCGTGCAGGAAGGTCGGGACGGCGACGCTGACGACGTCGAGGTCGCCCTCGGCGACGAGGTCCTTCCAGTCGCGGTGCAACCGGGTGAGGCCGTACTTCTCGCCGAGCTCGGCGCGCGGGACGTCCTCCATGCCGGCGATGGCGACCAGCTCGACGCCGGGCAGAGCGTCGTACGCCGCCATGTGCTGCTGGCCGGCCCAGCCGAGGCCGACGACGCCGGCGCGCAGGGGGCGGCCGGAGGAGGTGCTGTTCGTGGTCATGTGCCTTCTTTCGGATTTCGAATCGATTCGATCGTGGTCACGGAGGGGTTGATGGGCAAGGGGCGAACCTCAGCGGAAGAGCGAGCGCGGCGTCCCGGCATCGGGATCCAGGGCCCGCTGCACGACCATGACGGCCGCGCCGATGACGCCCCCGGTCTCGCCGGAGCGGGATTGGGTGATGGTGAGGTGCTGCGTCGCCAGGGGCGTCGAGCGCTGGTAGACGACCTCCCGCATCCCGGCGAGGAGCTGCTCGCCGACGCGGGAGAGGCTGCCGCCGACGACGATCACCGACGGATTGAGGAGGTTGACGCAGGTGGCGACCACCGCGCCGAGGTCGCGGCCCGCCTGGCGGATCGCCTCGAGCACGCGCGGATTGCCTGTGCGCGCCAGCTCCACCACATCGTCGCTGGTGGAGGCGGGGAAGCCCAGCGCGGTCAGCGTGCGCGCGATCGCCGGACCGCTCACCAGCGCCTCCAGGTCGGCATCCTGCTCGCCGTGCCTGGGTGTGTCGGTGCCGAACGGGACGCGCACGTGCCCGAGGTCGCCGGCCGAGCCGAGTGCCCCGCGCTGCAGCCGGCCGCCGCTGATGATCCCCGCGCCGACGCCTGTCGCCACCTTGACGAACAGCAGGTCGGTCTCCTCGGGCCACATCAGCGTCTGCTCGCCCAGTGCGAGGAGGTTCACGTCGTTGTCGACCAGGACCGGCACGTCGAACACCCGCCGGATGTAGCGCGGGATGTCGAACCGGTCCCACCCCGGCATGATCGGCGGATTGACCGGCAGGCCGGTCGAGTGCTCCACGGGACCCGGGACGCCGACGCCCACGCCGATCAGGTCCTCTGGGCGGCGACCGGAGTCGGAGTAGAGCTCGCAGGCGATCTCGAGCGCCCAATCCAGGATGTCCGCGGGCCCGTCGGCGATCGCGAGGCGCTCCGACCGGCTCGCCATGATGTTCCCGGACAGGTCGGCGAGGGCGACCACGCCGTGCGTCGCGCCGAGGTCGATCGCGAGGACGACCCGCGACTCCGAGTTGAAGCGGATCCGCGCCGGAGGCCGGCCGCCGGAAGAGGGGTCGTCCCCGGCAGGGATCACGAGGCCAGCGGCGGTGAGCAGGTCGATGCGGGACGCGATGGTCGAGCGGGCCATGCCCGTCAACTCGGCTAGTTGCGCGCGCGTCCGAGGGATGCCGTCGCGCAGGATCGTCAGCAACTCGGCGGCGTCTGCGGCGACGAGCGCAGAATCGCGCGCGCTGTCGGTCATGACGGTATTGAACCACAGTGTCGTCCCACAGCCCAAAGATATGCATGCATCAGTCGACTTTTGATTGACACCCGGCAGAAGTCCGGCTTGAATGGATCTCGCGCCCTTTCGAGCGCATCCACACCGCAACGAACTCGACGAGGAGAACATGTCGACGTCCCCAGTCTCCGTGCAGCTCTACACGGTCCGTGAACTCCTGACCGAGGACACGGTCGGAACCCTCAGGCGGATCGCCGACATCGGGTTCACCCAGGTCGAGCCGTTCGCCTTCCTCAGCTTCGGCGACGCGCTGCGCCAGGGTCTCGGCGAGGCCGGCCTCAGCGCCCCCACCACCCACCAGGGCTTCCTCGGCGGCGACCTCGACGAGGTCTTCGGCGCCGCGAAGGAGCTCGGCATCCAGACGGTGATCGACCCGTTCGTCGCGCCCGAGAAGTGGCAGACCGCGGAGGACGTCGCGCAGACCGCCGACCAGCTCAACGCCGCGGCCGAGGTGGCCGCCCGCCACGGCATCCGCGTCGGCTACCACAACCACGACCACGAGATCTCCAGCACGATCGAGGGCGTCACGGCGCTCGAGTTCTTCGCCGGCCGGCTCGCGCCCGAGGTCGTCCTCGAGGTCGACACCTACTGGGTGGCCGTCGGCGGCGTCGACCCCGTCGCCTACCTGCCCAAGCTCGGCGACCGCGTCGTCGCGCTCCACATCAAGGACGGCCCCGGCACCCACGACAACAAGGATCAGGTCGCGGTCGGCCAGGGCTCGCTCCCCATCGAGCAGATCATCGCCGCGGCGCCGAACGCGCTGCGCGTCATCGAGCTCGACGACTCGCGCGGCGACCGCTTCCAGGCCGTGGCCGACAGCTTCGCCTTCCTCTCCGCCAAGGGCCTCGCATGAGCCGCGGCGTCGTCGGCGTCGGCGTCATCGGTGCGGGCGTCATCAGCAACGAGTACCTCGGCAACCTCACCAGCTTCCCCGACCTCGACGTCCGGTTCGTCGCCGACATCGACGTCGAGCGGGCGCGGGCGCAGGCGGAGAAGTTCGGCGTTCCCGGCTCGGGCACCGTCGAGGAGCTCCTCGCCGACGACGCCATCGAGATCGTCGTCAACCTGACCATCCCCAAGGTTCACGTCGAGGTGGCGCTCCAGGCGCTCGCCGCAGGCAAGAACGTGTGGAGCGAGAAGCCGTTCGCGCTCGATCGTGCCAGCGGCCGAGAGCTGCTCGAGGCGGGGCACGCCGCGGGGCTCCGCGTCGCGACCGCTCCGGACACGTTCCTCGGGTCGGGCATCCAGTCGGCCCGCCGCCTGGTCGAGAACGGCGACATCGGAGCGCCGCTCACCGCCCTCACCCTGCTGCAGAGCCCGGGTCCGGAGTCATGGCATCCCAACCCCGACTTCCTGTTCCAGGAGGGCGCCGGCCCGCTGTTCGACATCGGCCCGTACTACCTCACCGCTCTGGTGCAGCTGTTCGGTCCCGTGGCCCGGGTGAGTGCGACGGCCTCGAAGGCCCGCGAGACCCGCGTCATCGGCTCCGGCCCCCGCGCCGGCGAGTCGTTCGCCGTCACCGTCCCGACGCACGTGAGCGCGCTCTACGAGTTCGAGAGCGGCCAGACCGCGCAGTCGGTCTTCAGCTTCGACTCCAAGCTCGGCCGGACGCAGTTCGAGGTGGCCGGACTCGACGGCACTCTCGTCGTGCCTGACCCGAACACCTTCGAAGGCGAGCTCATCGTGCACGGGGCGAAGGGCATCGAGACGTTCCCGTCGACCGGCACCACCGCCACACGCGGCATCGGGGTGGTCGAACTGGCCCGCGCCATCCGCGCCGGTGTGCCGGAGCGCGCTTCGGGGGAGCAGGCGTACCACGTGCTCGACATCATGGTCTCGACGATCGAGGCGGGGGAGTCCCGCACGCCCGTCGAGGTCCAGAGCACGGTCGAGGTCGCGCCGGCGCTGCCGGAGGACTGGGACCCGCGCGCGGCGACCCTGGCCTAGGGCGGCGAGATGACGGACGGAACGCATCCGAACATCGCCGCGACGAGCGGCGGACTGACGCGGCGCGAAGAGAGCGCAGCCGGGGCGCGGCTCCGGGTGGCGATCGTGGGTGGCGGCTTCATGGCCGAGGTGCACTCGCGCGCGGCGCGGGCCGCGCGCGCCGAGCTCGCCGGCATCGCGTCGTCGTCGCCGGAGCGCTCGGCGGCCGCGGCGGAGCGCCTCGGCATCGCGCGCGCCTACGGCTCGCTCGACGAGCTGCTCGCCGATGACGCGATCGACGTCGTGCACGTGACCACGCCGAACGCGCTCCATGCCGAGCAGGCGTCGGCGGTGTTGGCGTCCGGCAAGGACGTCATCTGCGAGAAGCCGCTGGCGACCACCGTCGCCGATGCCGAGGCGCTGGTCGCGGCGGCGGAAGGCCGGACGGCGACCGTTCCGTTCGTCTACCGCTTTCACCCGCTGGTCCGGGAGGCCCGCTTCAGGTTCGCCTCGGGGCAGGCCGGCCGGGTGCTCAGCATCAACGCGTCGTACCTGCAGGACTGGCTGCTCGGCGCGGGCGACGACAACTGGCGGGTCGACTCCGAGAAGGGCGGCCGGTCCCGCGCCTTCGCCGACATCGGCTCTCACCTGGTCGACCTCGTGGAGTTCGTCAGCGGCGACCGGGTCAGCCGGGTCTCCGCCACCAAGCGCACGGTGTTCACCGAGCGCGCCTCGCACGCGAACATCACCACCGAGGACGCCGTGGCGGTCGTCGTCGAGACGCACTCGGGCGCGCTCGGCACCCTTCTGGTCTCGCAGGTCGCTCCCGGCCGCAAGAACCGGCTGTGGCTCGAGATCGCCGGCAGCGAGGAGAGCGTCGCGTTCGACCAGGAGCAGCCGGAGACGCTGTGGGTGGGCCGCCGCAAGGGCAGCCTGATCATCCCGCGCGACGCCGACCAGCTCAGCGACGATGCGGCACGGCTGTCAATCGTGCCTTCCGGGCACCCGCAGGGCTACCAGGACGCGTTCAACGCGTTCGTCGCCGACAGCTACGCGGCGGTCGCCGGCGAAAGCCCGGACGGCCTGCCGCGCTTCACCGACGGCCTTCGGGCCGTGCGGATCACGGACGCAGTGATCGACTCGGCCGAGTCGGGCACCTGGATCGAGATGGGAACGGATTGATGACGGACGCCCTCGCAACGGACAACACCTCGGGTCGGACGCACCCGGTCACCCTGTTCACCGGCCAGTGGGCCGACCTCACCCTCGAGGAGGTCGCGAAGCACGCCTCCGAGTGGGGCTATGACGGACTCGAGATCGCCTGCTCGGGCGAGCACCTGGATGTCTGGCGCGCGGCGGAGGACGACGACTACCTGCAGGGCCGCCTCGATCTCCTCGACCGCTACGGGCTGAAGGTCTGGGCCGTCTCCAACCACCTCAAGGGTCAGGCGGTCTGCGACGACCCGATCGACTTCCGCCACCAGGCGATCGTCGGCTCGAAGGTCTGGGGCGACGGCGACCCCGAGGGTGTCCGCCAGCGCGCAGCCGAGGAGCTCAAGCTCACCGCGAAGGTCGCCCGCAAGCTCGGCGTGGACACCGTGGTCGGCTTCACCGGTTCGAGCATCTGGCCGTACGTGGCGCAGTTCCCGCCGGTGCCCGCGTCCGTCATCGACGCCGGCTACCAGGACTTCGCCGACCGCTGGAACCCGATCCTCGACGTGTTCGACGGCGAAGGTGTGCGGTTCGCGCACGAGGTGCACCCGTCCGAGATCGCGTACGACTACTGGACCAGCGTCCGCACCCTCGAGGCGATCGACCACCGCGAGGCCTTCGGCTTCAACTGGGATCCGTCGCACATGATGTGGCAGGACATCGACCCGGTCGGCTTCATCGTCGACTTCCAGGACCGCATCTACCACGTCGACTGCAAGGACACGCGCCTGCGCCCGAAGAACGGCCGTGCCGGCGTGCTCGGCTCCCACCTGCCGTGGGGCGAGCCCCGCCGCGGCTGGGACTTCGTGTCCACCGGTCACGGCGACGTGCCGTGGGAGGACGCCTTCCGGGCGCTCGAGTCCATCGGCTACGCCGGCCCCATCTCGATCGAGTGGGAGGACGCCGGCATGGACCGCCTGCACGGTGCGAAGGAGGCGGTCGGCTACATCCGCTCTCTGCTGTGGAAGCAGCCGACGGCGTCGTTCGACGCCGCGTTCAGCAACCAGGACTGACGCTCAGCCGCCGACCCGGAACTCCGAGAGCACCGGGTCGGCGGAGTGGCGCGCCCTGCCCGCCCGCGCGTCTCATGCGACGTCGAGCACCCACGTCACCCCGAAGCGGTCGGTCAGCATCCCGAAACCCGCCGACCAGGCGGATGCCGCCAACGGCTCGACGACGGTAGCGCCGTCGGCCAGGCGGTCCCAGTAGTCGCGGACCTCATCCAGACTGGACCCGCGGACGGAGACGAAGAACGACTGACCCGTGAGCGTCAGGCCGTTCTCGCGGCGGGTGGCCTCGCTCGCGGCCGGGCCGTTCGCTCCCGGAACGTCGTAGGCCATGAGCCGCAGTCCCGCGGGCGAGTCGACACGGCCGAAGATGACACGGGTCGCATCCGGAGCGTCGGCGGGCATCCCGAGCTCGCCATAGGTGGTCGTGGTGGCGGTGCCGCCGAACGCAGCGGCGTAGAAGTCGAGAGCCTCGCGGGCGCGGCCGTCGCGGAAGTTGAGGTGGGTGGTGGTCTCGATGGTCATGATGTCCTCTCGGTGCCGGGTCCGTCCCGGCTCCGCCAGCCTCACAGCAGAAGAGGACGCGATCGGTCCTCTTCTGGGGTGAGAATCGGATCATGACCGCCACTTCGTCCCGCATGCTCGAGATGCTGTCGCTCCTGCAGGCGCGCCGAGACTGGCCCGGCGCGGAGCTCGCCGAGCGGCTGGCGGTGACCACCCGCACGGTGCGTCGCGACGTCGAACGGCTCCGCGGGCTCGGTTACCG encodes the following:
- a CDS encoding oxidoreductase, whose product is MTDGTHPNIAATSGGLTRREESAAGARLRVAIVGGGFMAEVHSRAARAARAELAGIASSSPERSAAAAERLGIARAYGSLDELLADDAIDVVHVTTPNALHAEQASAVLASGKDVICEKPLATTVADAEALVAAAEGRTATVPFVYRFHPLVREARFRFASGQAGRVLSINASYLQDWLLGAGDDNWRVDSEKGGRSRAFADIGSHLVDLVEFVSGDRVSRVSATKRTVFTERASHANITTEDAVAVVVETHSGALGTLLVSQVAPGRKNRLWLEIAGSEESVAFDQEQPETLWVGRRKGSLIIPRDADQLSDDAARLSIVPSGHPQGYQDAFNAFVADSYAAVAGESPDGLPRFTDGLRAVRITDAVIDSAESGTWIEMGTD
- a CDS encoding bleomycin resistance protein; translation: MTIETTTHLNFRDGRAREALDFYAAAFGGTATTTTYGELGMPADAPDATRVIFGRVDSPAGLRLMAYDVPGANGPAASEATRRENGLTLTGQSFFVSVRGSSLDEVRDYWDRLADGATVVEPLAASAWSAGFGMLTDRFGVTWVLDVA
- a CDS encoding AP endonuclease yields the protein MTDALATDNTSGRTHPVTLFTGQWADLTLEEVAKHASEWGYDGLEIACSGEHLDVWRAAEDDDYLQGRLDLLDRYGLKVWAVSNHLKGQAVCDDPIDFRHQAIVGSKVWGDGDPEGVRQRAAEELKLTAKVARKLGVDTVVGFTGSSIWPYVAQFPPVPASVIDAGYQDFADRWNPILDVFDGEGVRFAHEVHPSEIAYDYWTSVRTLEAIDHREAFGFNWDPSHMMWQDIDPVGFIVDFQDRIYHVDCKDTRLRPKNGRAGVLGSHLPWGEPRRGWDFVSTGHGDVPWEDAFRALESIGYAGPISIEWEDAGMDRLHGAKEAVGYIRSLLWKQPTASFDAAFSNQD